In a genomic window of Bradyrhizobium sp. LLZ17:
- a CDS encoding acyl-CoA dehydrogenase family protein yields the protein MGSLALSRVEAADQPAPSIAGEVARIARERLAPLATGIDDGSVYPADVLREFGAVGAWGSHMPHDGPADLRCAIQAMAAIGEVCGATAFMAWCQNTLVWYAANSTNMKLAKRFGDAFSTGRVLGGTGLSNPMKSFFGIEKLKLRGRKVDGGYIVRGALPWVSNLGPGHYFGTIFEREDEPGIASGEPGQVMFLADCSDPAITLTSCKPFLAMDGTGTYGVQFRDVFVPDELILADPAAPFVKKIRAGFILLQAGMALGLIRDCINIMDEVDGSLGHINRYLPQQPVHFRDLAAELESETMALARDPYNEEETYWRKVIALRLRAGEASVAAAHAAMLHCGARGYLKSHRVQRRLREAYFVAIVTPATKQLRKMLADA from the coding sequence ATGGGTTCACTGGCTTTATCGCGGGTCGAGGCTGCAGATCAGCCCGCACCTTCCATTGCGGGCGAGGTGGCGCGGATCGCGCGGGAGCGGCTCGCGCCGCTCGCCACCGGCATCGATGACGGCTCGGTCTATCCGGCCGACGTGCTGCGCGAGTTCGGCGCGGTCGGCGCCTGGGGCAGTCACATGCCTCACGACGGTCCTGCGGATTTGCGCTGCGCGATCCAGGCGATGGCGGCGATCGGCGAGGTCTGCGGCGCCACGGCCTTTATGGCCTGGTGCCAGAACACGCTGGTCTGGTACGCCGCCAACTCGACCAACATGAAGCTCGCCAAACGCTTCGGCGATGCCTTCTCGACCGGCCGGGTGCTCGGCGGCACCGGGTTGTCAAATCCGATGAAGAGCTTTTTCGGAATTGAGAAGCTGAAGCTCAGGGGACGCAAGGTCGACGGCGGCTACATCGTGCGCGGTGCGCTGCCCTGGGTCTCCAATCTCGGCCCCGGCCATTATTTCGGGACCATCTTCGAACGCGAGGACGAGCCGGGCATCGCAAGCGGCGAGCCGGGGCAGGTGATGTTCTTGGCCGACTGCTCCGATCCCGCGATCACGCTGACGTCGTGCAAGCCATTCCTCGCCATGGACGGCACGGGCACCTATGGCGTGCAGTTCCGCGACGTCTTCGTGCCGGATGAGCTGATCCTCGCGGATCCCGCCGCGCCCTTCGTCAAGAAGATCCGCGCCGGCTTCATCCTGCTCCAGGCCGGCATGGCGCTCGGCCTGATCCGGGACTGCATCAACATCATGGACGAGGTCGATGGTTCTCTCGGCCATATCAACCGCTATCTGCCGCAGCAGCCGGTGCATTTCCGCGATCTCGCAGCCGAGCTCGAAAGCGAGACCATGGCGCTGGCGCGCGATCCCTACAACGAAGAGGAAACCTACTGGCGCAAGGTGATCGCGCTCAGGCTTCGCGCCGGCGAGGCCAGCGTCGCGGCGGCGCATGCGGCGATGCTGCATTGTGGCGCGCGCGGCTACTTGAAGAGCCACCGCGTGCAGCGGCGTCTGCGGGAGGCCTATTTCGTCGCGATCGTCACGCCCGCCACCAAGCAGCTGCGCAAGATGCTCGCCGACGCCTGA